A DNA window from Verrucomicrobiaceae bacterium contains the following coding sequences:
- a CDS encoding DUF4175 family protein, with product MNLSLRPATLASLDAFRARRAELLRTRGILCAIAIALAAFTVIALLDRAWFMPDAIRPYFTLAAYAGAAFAAWKVALRFISQAKGQEGAAKLIETAEPALRERILAAVELSASGEVKDSAEFRQKLQDDVATAVEGVDWDKRLPGRSLRPWFLAALGTAAVVGGLCFIPGLHLPGFLVRAAVPFANFERPASLKITIVEPAPASTLAPIGSEVPLIIETEGAKAATATLEILTDGSRPRKIELTAFGSNRFDGLVPVGQNDIQYRVHAEDAITPWHTLSARARPRIVSFEKTIVPPKYTGLPETKLTEDQGDLEALEGSTVKVVLEANDYLSEAQLVLNAETSNKAVYPLTVFNENYASHAAASIEVKTENQSWLVLLKADETGFTNEETTPWRITSIPDLPPTAQISEPAQQIELLPDEAVRLTGLATDDVGLAAVSLSHAINGTKWTETPLVITKATKEAQVTHLLPLAPLGVKAGDAVLLKLIATDLKGQKAESQTVRVILLEQTIDPRQRDWAENQRRLAQRADSLAKQTRELTKSLDQVRKQEKKDPANADTALAKAQSELEQVKEQSEQLWTDLKEAAKNAPNQLDAAEAQLLGEKLAQLRREALPKMAALEKGDTEQLDALKKASRVADADADAIASAAKAFANEDTAKIAAQESQQLQRQAKLLTENALPANRDANQRPQWQEQQRAMIAQTEALKKDLITLDETSRQRHAGQLKTLDKQLTETATDLNASLDKPDQTKSPEHLYGASDNLRNRLQQTADATRQIAEAATKEAEQRREQLMRQDNPALVALTEARQALAEAESAAKKPDKKQKQEKDGITPAERAQQKLAEASKQLQDQAELREQNQLTNTQAALDTNRASRAIDELAQNAKKAATPEEIATAKAQTEKLAQIARTLEADAAIQEAAQALASAQQAAMQPANKQDLPQTAALAKSAAETLAEAQNQLSRTTIAAELTKQNPQAANQLRQLSEEAKNTAKNAAEQNKNLANQAAQAQPNQQLNQDPAQQATAQAQMKANELAALIEPQTTAARADLAILTPEVSDMMKKVAADLKKTQEQTQNAANEAKAEKPVAAVAEKAQALKAENAENTEKMAALQAALRQEANAADLTQKPEMQMARAADVALAQMQKNTPQIAQNLKQAAQATQSQPQAQNLQQAADAQQQAAQALNQLAQNMQKLEDGQQLTEAEQAAMAGMEQELGVQEPLDESYQRAQELAEMAQNAKENPQAVLAALEKELPKNPAMQKALATLAKDTAQQSEAAVAKESQQLSSTGMATLEAANDLKRVARHQDRLGDKPAAQTTAEAAQALEAAGKQAQATQATPQANPQAAQQAQANAAQAAKAAEATNSKTAPPLFTSPLAQMQGQMLAQALDQIDAQLHPAAQSASGQPQQGQQGQPGQQQGQQAQNSLNQAQQAQQQQMADSRNSGQTPGQQPSPQQMAQNQQQSQQNGAQSNEGGNKSQLVKAEGELGTITVLVPGDWGHLPQKMADDLTEATRSEAAPEYRAAIESYYKAIAQKAKK from the coding sequence ATGAATCTCTCCCTCCGCCCCGCCACGCTCGCCTCGCTCGATGCCTTCCGCGCTCGCCGTGCTGAGCTGCTCCGCACTCGCGGCATCCTTTGCGCCATCGCCATCGCACTCGCGGCATTCACCGTCATCGCCTTGCTCGACCGTGCGTGGTTCATGCCGGATGCCATACGGCCCTATTTCACCCTCGCCGCCTACGCTGGAGCTGCATTCGCTGCGTGGAAAGTCGCCCTGCGCTTCATCTCGCAGGCAAAAGGCCAAGAAGGTGCCGCCAAGCTCATCGAAACGGCTGAGCCCGCTCTCCGCGAGCGAATCCTCGCCGCCGTGGAGCTTTCCGCCTCTGGCGAGGTCAAAGACAGCGCCGAATTCCGCCAAAAGCTCCAAGACGATGTCGCCACCGCCGTCGAAGGCGTCGATTGGGACAAGCGCCTGCCTGGTCGCTCACTGCGGCCCTGGTTCCTCGCCGCACTCGGCACCGCCGCAGTCGTCGGCGGCCTGTGCTTCATCCCCGGCCTGCACCTCCCCGGCTTCCTCGTCCGGGCGGCCGTACCTTTTGCCAACTTCGAGCGCCCCGCCTCGCTCAAAATCACCATCGTCGAGCCAGCACCCGCCTCCACGCTCGCCCCCATCGGCAGCGAGGTGCCCCTCATCATCGAAACCGAAGGTGCCAAGGCCGCGACCGCCACGTTGGAAATCCTCACCGATGGCAGCCGCCCGCGCAAAATCGAGCTCACCGCCTTTGGCAGCAACCGCTTCGACGGACTCGTCCCCGTCGGTCAAAACGACATCCAATACCGCGTCCACGCCGAGGATGCCATCACGCCCTGGCACACGCTTTCCGCCCGCGCACGGCCACGCATCGTCAGCTTCGAAAAAACCATCGTCCCGCCCAAATACACCGGTTTGCCCGAAACGAAGCTCACAGAGGACCAGGGCGACCTGGAGGCCCTCGAAGGCTCCACCGTCAAAGTGGTGTTGGAAGCCAACGACTACTTATCCGAGGCCCAACTCGTATTGAATGCGGAAACCTCAAACAAGGCTGTCTACCCCCTGACTGTATTCAACGAGAATTACGCAAGCCACGCTGCTGCTTCAATCGAAGTGAAAACGGAAAACCAATCATGGTTGGTTCTTTTGAAAGCTGATGAAACCGGCTTCACCAACGAAGAAACCACCCCCTGGCGCATCACCAGCATCCCCGACCTCCCGCCCACCGCGCAGATCTCCGAGCCCGCGCAGCAGATCGAGCTCCTCCCGGATGAAGCCGTGCGCCTCACCGGCCTCGCCACCGACGACGTGGGCCTCGCCGCCGTCTCCCTCTCTCACGCCATCAACGGCACCAAATGGACCGAGACCCCGCTCGTCATCACCAAAGCCACCAAAGAAGCTCAAGTCACCCATCTCCTCCCGCTCGCCCCCCTCGGTGTCAAAGCGGGCGATGCCGTGCTCTTGAAACTCATCGCCACCGACCTCAAAGGCCAGAAAGCCGAGTCCCAGACCGTCCGCGTCATCCTTCTGGAGCAGACCATTGATCCGCGTCAGCGTGACTGGGCCGAAAACCAGCGACGCCTTGCGCAGCGGGCCGATTCCCTCGCCAAGCAAACCCGCGAGCTCACCAAATCCCTCGACCAAGTCCGCAAGCAGGAGAAAAAAGATCCTGCAAATGCCGACACCGCCCTCGCCAAGGCGCAGAGCGAACTGGAGCAGGTCAAAGAGCAGTCTGAGCAGCTCTGGACCGACCTCAAAGAAGCCGCCAAAAACGCCCCGAATCAGCTCGATGCCGCTGAGGCCCAGCTCCTCGGCGAAAAGCTCGCCCAGCTCCGCCGTGAGGCTTTGCCCAAAATGGCCGCCCTCGAAAAAGGCGACACCGAACAGCTCGACGCCCTCAAAAAAGCCTCCCGCGTGGCCGATGCCGACGCCGATGCCATCGCCAGCGCTGCCAAGGCCTTCGCCAATGAAGACACCGCCAAGATCGCCGCCCAGGAATCCCAGCAGCTCCAGCGCCAGGCCAAACTCCTCACCGAAAACGCCTTGCCCGCCAACCGCGACGCCAATCAGCGCCCGCAGTGGCAGGAGCAGCAGCGGGCCATGATCGCCCAGACCGAGGCCCTCAAAAAAGACCTCATCACCCTCGACGAAACCAGCCGCCAGCGTCACGCCGGTCAGCTCAAAACCCTCGACAAACAGCTCACCGAAACCGCCACCGATCTCAACGCCTCGCTCGACAAGCCGGATCAAACCAAAAGCCCCGAGCACCTCTACGGCGCTAGCGATAACCTCCGCAATCGCCTTCAACAAACCGCCGACGCCACGCGCCAGATCGCCGAAGCAGCCACCAAAGAAGCCGAGCAGCGCCGCGAGCAGCTCATGCGTCAGGACAACCCCGCCCTCGTCGCCTTGACCGAAGCCCGCCAAGCCCTCGCCGAGGCCGAATCCGCTGCGAAAAAGCCCGATAAAAAGCAGAAGCAGGAAAAAGACGGCATCACCCCCGCCGAGCGTGCTCAGCAGAAACTCGCCGAAGCCTCCAAACAACTCCAGGACCAAGCCGAACTCCGCGAGCAAAACCAGCTCACCAACACCCAGGCCGCGCTCGACACCAACCGCGCCTCCCGCGCCATCGACGAACTCGCCCAGAACGCCAAAAAAGCCGCCACGCCCGAAGAGATCGCCACCGCCAAAGCGCAGACCGAAAAGCTCGCCCAAATCGCCCGCACCCTTGAGGCCGACGCCGCCATCCAAGAAGCCGCCCAGGCCCTCGCCAGCGCCCAGCAGGCCGCCATGCAGCCTGCGAATAAACAGGACCTCCCGCAAACCGCCGCCCTGGCCAAATCCGCCGCCGAAACCCTCGCTGAGGCTCAAAACCAGCTCAGCCGCACCACCATTGCCGCCGAGCTGACCAAACAAAATCCCCAGGCCGCCAACCAACTCCGCCAGCTCAGCGAAGAAGCCAAAAACACCGCCAAGAACGCTGCCGAGCAAAACAAAAACCTCGCCAATCAAGCCGCCCAGGCCCAGCCGAACCAGCAGCTCAATCAAGACCCCGCTCAGCAAGCCACCGCCCAGGCCCAGATGAAGGCCAACGAGCTCGCCGCCCTCATCGAACCGCAAACCACCGCTGCCCGCGCCGATCTCGCCATTCTCACCCCCGAGGTCAGCGACATGATGAAGAAGGTCGCCGCCGATTTGAAGAAAACGCAGGAGCAGACCCAAAACGCCGCCAACGAAGCCAAAGCCGAAAAACCCGTCGCCGCCGTCGCGGAGAAGGCGCAGGCCTTGAAGGCCGAAAATGCCGAAAACACCGAGAAAATGGCCGCTTTGCAGGCTGCCCTCCGTCAGGAAGCCAACGCCGCCGATTTGACGCAAAAACCCGAAATGCAGATGGCCCGCGCCGCCGATGTCGCCCTGGCCCAAATGCAGAAAAACACCCCTCAAATTGCCCAGAACCTCAAACAAGCCGCCCAGGCCACCCAAAGCCAACCCCAGGCCCAAAATTTGCAGCAAGCCGCCGATGCCCAGCAGCAAGCCGCGCAGGCCCTGAACCAGCTCGCTCAGAACATGCAGAAGCTCGAAGACGGCCAGCAGCTCACCGAAGCTGAGCAGGCCGCCATGGCCGGCATGGAGCAGGAACTCGGCGTCCAAGAGCCCCTCGACGAATCCTACCAGCGAGCACAGGAACTCGCCGAAATGGCTCAAAACGCCAAAGAGAACCCGCAGGCCGTATTAGCCGCCCTTGAAAAAGAGCTGCCGAAAAACCCCGCCATGCAGAAAGCCCTCGCCACCCTCGCCAAAGACACCGCCCAGCAAAGCGAAGCCGCCGTCGCCAAAGAAAGCCAGCAGCTCAGCAGCACCGGCATGGCCACCCTCGAAGCCGCGAACGACCTCAAACGCGTCGCCCGCCATCAGGACCGCCTCGGCGACAAACCCGCCGCCCAAACCACCGCCGAAGCCGCCCAAGCCCTCGAAGCCGCCGGCAAACAAGCCCAAGCCACCCAAGCCACGCCCCAGGCCAATCCCCAAGCCGCCCAGCAAGCCCAGGCGAACGCCGCCCAGGCCGCCAAAGCCGCCGAAGCCACCAACAGCAAAACCGCGCCGCCCCTTTTCACCAGCCCCCTCGCCCAAATGCAGGGCCAAATGCTCGCCCAAGCCCTCGACCAAATCGACGCCCAACTCCACCCCGCCGCGCAAAGCGCCAGCGGTCAGCCGCAACAAGGCCAGCAGGGCCAACCCGGCCAGCAACAAGGCCAACAAGCCCAAAACTCCCTCAACCAAGCCCAACAAGCCCAGCAGCAACAAATGGCCGACTCCCGCAACAGCGGCCAAACCCCCGGCCAACAACCCAGCCCGCAGCAGATGGCTCAGAACCAGCAGCAGAGTCAGCAAAACGGCGCTCAAAGCAACGAAGGCGGCAACAAGAGCCAGCTCGTGAAGGCCGAAGGCGAGCTCGGCACCATCACCGTCCTCGTCCCCGGCGATTGGGGCCATTTGCCTCAAAAAATGGCCGATGACCTCACCGAAGCCACCCGCAGCGAAGCCGCCCCCGAATACCGCGCCGCCATCGAAAGCTACTACAAAGCCATCGCCCAGAAGGCGAAGAAGTAG
- a CDS encoding sulfatase encodes MIRLLFAFLTFAVALRAAERPNIVFIFCDDLALQAISSYGDKRKLLDTPNMDRLAKEGMRFDRCLVTNSICGPMRAVIQTGKYSHANGFYNNSNSKFDSSQPTFPKVMQKSGYQMAVIGKWHLMTDPVGYDYWNVLPGQGAYYNPPMIENGKPVKYEGYCTDIIGDLTLKWLDSRDKTKPFMMMCQHKAPHREWEPPLRLLGFDKDRVYDEPETLFDAYSGRSKAVSDHDMGIDRTFTERDAKLVVPGNLNEEQKKAWNDYYEPRNAKYAAAAPTGRNLVKWRYQRYMHDYLACVKAVDENVGRVLDYLDKNDLTKNTVVMLSSDQGFYLGEHGWFDKRWIFEESVRTPFIARWPGVIPAGSSNSQLTSLVDLASTFLDIAQAPPMEGVHGRSLVPIMKGKTPADWRKSHYYHYYEYPVPHRVRPHYGVITDRYKLIHYYKPDVDDWELLDRKKDPLETKSFYNDPEYADTVKELKAEILRLQKELGETMPPPRFTHGNKAFDGEPQPPEQPKKKGKGKKAKN; translated from the coding sequence ATGATTCGTCTTCTTTTCGCCTTCCTCACCTTTGCGGTCGCCCTTCGTGCCGCAGAGCGGCCCAACATCGTCTTCATCTTCTGCGACGATCTCGCGCTCCAGGCCATCAGCTCCTATGGCGACAAGCGGAAGCTGCTCGATACGCCAAACATGGACCGCCTCGCCAAAGAAGGCATGCGCTTTGACCGCTGCCTCGTGACGAATTCCATCTGCGGCCCCATGCGTGCCGTGATCCAGACCGGCAAGTACTCGCACGCCAACGGCTTCTACAACAACAGCAATAGCAAGTTCGATAGCTCTCAGCCCACCTTCCCGAAGGTCATGCAGAAAAGCGGCTACCAAATGGCCGTGATCGGTAAATGGCATCTCATGACCGATCCCGTGGGCTATGACTACTGGAACGTCCTCCCTGGCCAAGGTGCCTACTACAACCCACCGATGATCGAAAATGGCAAACCGGTGAAGTATGAAGGCTACTGCACCGACATCATCGGCGACCTCACTTTGAAATGGCTGGACTCCCGCGACAAAACAAAACCCTTCATGATGATGTGCCAGCACAAGGCTCCGCACCGCGAGTGGGAGCCGCCGCTGCGCCTGCTCGGTTTTGACAAGGATCGTGTCTATGATGAGCCGGAGACGCTTTTCGATGCCTACAGCGGCCGTAGCAAAGCGGTGAGCGATCACGACATGGGCATCGACCGCACCTTTACCGAGCGCGACGCGAAACTCGTCGTGCCTGGCAATCTGAACGAGGAACAGAAGAAAGCCTGGAATGACTACTACGAGCCACGAAACGCTAAATACGCCGCCGCAGCGCCCACGGGCCGTAATTTGGTCAAATGGCGCTACCAGCGCTACATGCACGACTACCTCGCCTGCGTGAAGGCGGTGGATGAAAACGTGGGCCGTGTGCTCGATTACCTCGATAAAAACGATCTCACCAAGAACACCGTCGTCATGCTCAGCAGCGATCAGGGTTTCTATCTCGGTGAGCATGGCTGGTTCGATAAGCGCTGGATCTTTGAGGAGTCCGTGCGCACGCCGTTCATCGCCCGCTGGCCCGGTGTCATCCCAGCCGGCAGCAGCAACTCGCAGCTCACTAGCCTCGTCGATCTCGCCAGCACCTTTCTCGACATCGCGCAGGCTCCGCCGATGGAGGGCGTGCATGGCCGCAGCCTCGTGCCGATCATGAAAGGTAAAACGCCTGCCGATTGGCGAAAATCGCACTACTACCACTACTACGAGTATCCCGTGCCGCACCGCGTGCGCCCGCACTACGGCGTGATCACAGATCGCTACAAGCTCATCCATTACTACAAGCCGGACGTGGACGACTGGGAGCTGCTGGATCGCAAAAAGGACCCGCTGGAGACCAAGAGCTTCTACAATGACCCCGAATACGCAGACACTGTGAAGGAGCTCAAGGCCGAAATCCTGCGCCTCCAGAAGGAACTCGGCGAAACCATGCCGCCACCACGTTTCACCCATGGCAACAAGGCCTTCGATGGCGAGCCTCAGCCCCCTGAGCAGCCGAAAAAGAAGGGCAAAGGCAAGAAAGCGAAGAATTGA
- a CDS encoding PSD1 domain-containing protein, with protein sequence MKRFLPYLLLALTAHAEDGAALFEQEVLPLLQRRCYECHSHEKKIKGGLALDLKSGWQTGGDHGPAIKPGDPAKSLLIEAVRYTNPDFEMPPKGKLPASEVAVLEKWIAQGAPDTRVAKTTAPAARSIDFEAGKQFWAFQTVRDPAAPAVKNSAWPRQRLDAFLLAKMEQDGHTPAPDADAATLRRRLSFDLLGLPPDPSDASDPTDPAYIDKLLADPAFGERWARHWLDLTGYADQIGTSNNVFAEHAWRYRDYVIDAFNHDKPFDQFIREQIAGDLLATPTAESITATGFLVLGDVEIVAVDKLKMEHDLVDQQVSKIGTAFLGMTLGCVRCHDHKFDPIAQSDYYAIAGILRSTRSTYKTDNGVWSSVLKSDLPEKPAEMALRQKVAENHQKRLQELEADLAAKKAQKADVKALQAAIEHAKFFAPTVPKAFAVRDAEKPADMRITIRGNPYALGSSVPRGTLRVASWAAFPAIPPGQSGRVQLADWIAHPSNPLTARVTVNRIWQKLFGEGLVRTVDYFGTRGERPSHPELLDHLATQFMKNGWSQKQLIREIVLSRAYRQSSLTDARLVMQNSFRLDAEALRDSMLALSGKLIASHGGTALPLEFPENVQSLSPGAVNPPAFSFKKARAVQDFQRTIFLPVIRTAAQPGTARLRDVFDFTQPAQIAGKRPETIVPTQALYLLNSDFIRARATDIAQRITQAESPTAERLQRLWILVLNRPISIAEREEAMSLLDSLPAEKAWIELCHALLTSNEFLFRR encoded by the coding sequence GTGAAACGATTCCTGCCATATCTGCTGCTCGCCCTCACCGCGCATGCGGAGGATGGCGCGGCGCTTTTCGAGCAGGAGGTGCTGCCTCTGCTGCAAAGGCGCTGCTACGAATGCCACTCGCATGAGAAGAAGATCAAAGGTGGACTGGCACTGGATCTGAAAAGCGGCTGGCAGACAGGCGGGGACCACGGCCCGGCCATCAAGCCCGGTGATCCTGCCAAGAGCCTACTCATCGAGGCCGTGCGCTACACGAATCCCGACTTTGAGATGCCCCCGAAGGGGAAGCTCCCTGCGAGTGAAGTCGCTGTGCTCGAAAAATGGATCGCCCAGGGAGCCCCAGACACACGCGTGGCCAAAACCACGGCCCCAGCAGCCCGCAGCATCGACTTCGAAGCTGGAAAACAATTCTGGGCCTTCCAGACTGTGCGTGATCCGGCTGCTCCTGCCGTCAAGAACAGCGCTTGGCCCCGGCAGCGGCTCGATGCCTTCCTTTTGGCGAAGATGGAGCAAGATGGCCACACCCCGGCACCAGATGCGGATGCCGCCACGCTCCGGCGGCGGCTCTCCTTTGACCTGCTGGGGCTCCCTCCTGATCCCAGCGATGCGTCCGATCCCACCGATCCAGCTTACATTGATAAGCTGCTCGCCGATCCCGCCTTTGGTGAGCGCTGGGCACGCCACTGGCTGGATCTCACTGGCTACGCCGACCAGATCGGCACCTCGAACAATGTCTTTGCGGAGCATGCCTGGCGCTACCGCGACTACGTGATCGACGCATTCAATCACGACAAACCTTTCGATCAATTCATCCGCGAGCAGATCGCCGGGGATCTACTCGCCACTCCCACGGCGGAAAGCATCACGGCCACCGGTTTTCTCGTGCTCGGTGATGTCGAAATCGTCGCGGTCGATAAATTAAAAATGGAGCATGATCTCGTCGATCAGCAGGTCAGCAAGATCGGCACCGCCTTCCTCGGCATGACGCTGGGCTGCGTGCGCTGCCACGATCATAAATTCGATCCCATCGCCCAGAGTGACTACTACGCCATCGCGGGCATCCTGCGGAGCACTCGCAGCACTTACAAGACGGACAACGGCGTGTGGAGCAGCGTGCTCAAAAGCGATTTGCCGGAAAAACCGGCCGAAATGGCTCTGCGGCAAAAAGTGGCTGAAAATCACCAAAAACGCCTCCAGGAGCTGGAGGCCGATTTAGCCGCCAAAAAGGCCCAAAAAGCCGATGTGAAGGCCCTCCAGGCCGCTATCGAGCACGCCAAGTTCTTTGCGCCCACGGTGCCAAAAGCCTTTGCCGTGCGTGATGCCGAAAAACCCGCCGACATGCGCATCACCATCCGTGGCAATCCCTACGCCCTAGGCAGCAGTGTGCCACGCGGCACGCTCCGTGTCGCGAGCTGGGCCGCCTTTCCAGCCATCCCACCGGGCCAAAGTGGCCGCGTGCAACTGGCTGACTGGATCGCCCACCCGAGCAATCCACTCACGGCCCGCGTCACGGTGAATCGCATCTGGCAGAAGCTCTTCGGTGAGGGACTCGTGCGCACGGTCGATTACTTCGGCACGCGTGGCGAAAGGCCCAGCCATCCCGAGCTGCTCGATCACCTCGCCACGCAGTTCATGAAGAACGGTTGGTCGCAGAAGCAGCTCATTCGTGAGATCGTGCTCTCGAGGGCCTACCGGCAGAGCAGCCTCACGGATGCGCGGCTGGTGATGCAGAATTCCTTCCGGCTCGATGCGGAGGCGCTGCGGGACTCTATGCTGGCACTCAGTGGCAAGCTCATCGCCAGTCATGGCGGCACGGCGCTGCCGCTGGAGTTCCCGGAGAATGTGCAGAGCCTCAGTCCCGGCGCGGTGAATCCACCAGCCTTCAGCTTTAAAAAAGCACGGGCCGTGCAGGATTTTCAGCGCACGATTTTTCTCCCCGTGATCCGCACTGCCGCGCAGCCGGGCACCGCGCGGCTGCGGGATGTGTTCGATTTCACCCAGCCCGCCCAGATCGCTGGCAAACGGCCAGAAACCATTGTCCCCACACAGGCTCTCTATCTGCTGAATAGTGACTTCATCCGCGCTCGCGCCACCGACATCGCGCAGCGCATCACCCAGGCGGAATCACCCACCGCAGAGCGGCTCCAACGACTGTGGATTCTCGTCTTAAACCGCCCGATCAGCATTGCCGAGCGTGAGGAGGCCATGAGCCTACTCGATTCCCTGCCCGCAGAAAAAGCATGGATCGAGCTCTGCCATGCGCTGCTCACCTCGAATGAGTTTTTATTCCGTCGGTGA
- a CDS encoding DUF1501 domain-containing protein, protein MKKSTAMPLSRRDWLRRSAAGFGALACHHALHAAGGPLAAREPQLPARAKRVIFLFMSGGPSQPDLFDPKDYIRRMHGQTIHAPINTNELRVGTDKFLALATQGTVRPRGQSGLMISDLLPHTASIADEICMLRAVHADNNQHQPAALQFHTGYTTEARPSVGSWISYGLGSESANLPSFITILPDSDTRLYSSSFLPAAHQGTKVVIPKNDKEPPIDYLADITGDAKAQRTRLDFTQRMNRRLLAQSGGDARMEGMIESLETAFRMQTATPELMDLSGESEATKKLYGVGEKGVDPNARACLLARRLSEAGVRFVQVTMSGWDHHDWIASKLPNMCMATDRPCAALIKDLKSRGLLEDTLVVWSGEFGRTPWSQDLSGKSPIDKHGREHQPESFCAWMAGGGIKPGITHGETDDFGFRPVSGKVHLHDLHATILHQLGLDHEKLTWRHLGRDFRLTDVHGNVVREILA, encoded by the coding sequence ATGAAAAAGTCCACCGCCATGCCACTCTCCCGCCGTGACTGGCTGCGCCGTAGCGCGGCGGGATTCGGTGCGCTGGCGTGCCACCACGCTCTGCATGCGGCGGGTGGGCCACTCGCAGCGCGGGAGCCGCAGCTGCCGGCGCGGGCGAAGCGGGTCATCTTTCTCTTCATGTCCGGCGGGCCATCCCAGCCGGATTTGTTTGATCCAAAGGACTACATCCGGCGCATGCACGGCCAGACCATCCATGCGCCGATCAATACCAATGAGCTGCGAGTCGGCACGGATAAATTCCTGGCCCTGGCCACACAGGGCACCGTGAGGCCGCGCGGACAGAGCGGCCTGATGATCAGCGACTTGCTGCCGCATACGGCCAGCATCGCGGATGAGATCTGCATGCTCCGCGCGGTGCATGCGGACAATAATCAGCACCAGCCTGCCGCGCTCCAGTTTCACACCGGCTACACCACCGAGGCGCGGCCCTCCGTGGGCTCATGGATCAGCTACGGGCTCGGTTCTGAAAGTGCGAATCTGCCCAGCTTCATCACCATCCTGCCAGATAGCGATACGCGGCTGTACAGCTCCTCGTTTTTGCCCGCTGCTCATCAGGGCACGAAAGTCGTCATCCCAAAGAACGACAAAGAGCCGCCCATCGACTACCTCGCGGACATCACTGGTGATGCGAAGGCGCAAAGGACGAGGCTCGACTTCACCCAGCGCATGAATCGCCGCCTCCTGGCGCAAAGCGGCGGCGATGCACGCATGGAGGGCATGATCGAGAGCCTAGAGACGGCCTTTCGCATGCAAACAGCCACGCCGGAGCTCATGGATCTCTCCGGCGAGTCGGAAGCGACCAAAAAACTCTACGGTGTGGGCGAAAAAGGTGTCGATCCGAATGCCCGCGCCTGCCTGCTCGCGCGGCGACTCAGCGAGGCCGGGGTGCGCTTTGTCCAAGTCACCATGAGCGGCTGGGATCACCATGACTGGATCGCGAGCAAACTGCCGAACATGTGCATGGCAACGGATCGCCCCTGTGCTGCGCTGATCAAAGACCTGAAGTCTCGCGGCCTGCTGGAGGACACACTCGTGGTCTGGAGCGGTGAATTCGGCCGCACACCGTGGAGTCAGGATCTCAGTGGGAAATCACCCATCGACAAACACGGGCGCGAGCACCAGCCGGAGAGTTTTTGTGCCTGGATGGCCGGTGGCGGCATCAAGCCAGGCATCACGCATGGCGAGACGGACGATTTCGGTTTTCGACCCGTGTCGGGCAAAGTCCATCTGCATGATCTGCATGCCACGATCCTGCACCAGCTCGGTTTGGATCATGAAAAGCTGACTTGGCGGCACCTGGGCCGCGATTTCCGCCTCACGGATGTGCATGGGAATGTGGTGCGGGAGATTCTGGCCTGA
- a CDS encoding HD domain-containing protein, whose amino-acid sequence MSETTAADLDLLTIPQLKQVASSQAQPYRIHVQVEQHSQRTTAGGAPFLEIRLADAGDSLLWRVFDNNPLFLDAGSLKRGDFIELAAQWIDTGKYGLEPKQPRLRHLSEPERSTLLLGDPDLAVQQRADYADIRRFTGEIRDPRLHTLCVLFLEKHGERFQRTAAARRNHHARRGGLVEHVAQMMRCAVAICGVYPALNRDLLIAGVLFHDCGKLWENAHAENSFTQPHNLTAELLSHIPLGMELVNKMWRDVMERPEAAEWTHLEPSADTTRLHLLHLIAAHHGELQFGSPCYRRRQKPSRCITSITLTRSWRCSAKRMRQAKNSRRASSKNSSPGP is encoded by the coding sequence ATGTCCGAAACCACCGCCGCCGATCTCGATCTGCTGACGATCCCGCAGCTCAAGCAAGTCGCCTCATCCCAAGCGCAGCCTTACCGCATCCATGTGCAGGTGGAGCAGCACTCGCAGCGGACCACGGCAGGTGGCGCACCGTTTTTGGAGATCCGACTGGCCGATGCGGGCGATTCACTGCTGTGGCGTGTGTTTGATAACAATCCGCTCTTTCTCGATGCCGGCTCGCTGAAGCGCGGCGACTTCATCGAGCTAGCGGCGCAGTGGATCGACACTGGAAAATACGGCCTGGAGCCCAAGCAGCCACGTCTGCGGCATCTGAGTGAACCAGAGCGCTCCACGCTGCTGCTGGGTGATCCAGACCTCGCCGTGCAACAAAGGGCCGACTACGCCGACATTCGGCGCTTCACCGGTGAAATCCGCGATCCACGGCTGCACACACTCTGCGTGCTGTTTCTAGAAAAGCATGGCGAGCGCTTCCAGCGCACCGCAGCGGCCCGGCGCAACCACCACGCACGCCGTGGCGGCCTAGTGGAGCATGTGGCGCAGATGATGCGCTGCGCGGTGGCCATCTGTGGCGTGTATCCAGCCCTGAACCGCGATTTGCTGATCGCAGGCGTGTTGTTTCATGATTGCGGCAAACTCTGGGAGAATGCGCATGCGGAAAATAGCTTCACCCAGCCGCATAATCTCACAGCGGAGCTCTTGAGCCACATCCCGCTGGGCATGGAGCTGGTGAACAAAATGTGGCGAGATGTCATGGAGCGCCCAGAAGCCGCCGAGTGGACACATCTGGAGCCCAGCGCCGATACGACGCGGCTACACCTGCTGCACCTCATCGCCGCGCATCACGGTGAGCTGCAATTTGGCTCCCCGTGCTACCGAAGACGCCAGAAGCCATCGCGCTGCATCACGTCGATAACATTGACGCGAAGCTGGAGATGTTCCGCAAAGCGTATGAGACAGGCAAAGAACTCGCGCCGGGCATCATCGAAAAATTCCAGCCCTGGCCCGTGA